Proteins from a genomic interval of Candidatus Woesearchaeota archaeon:
- the dcm gene encoding DNA (cytosine-5-)-methyltransferase produces the protein MEKISKSKDRKLNYISLFSSAGVGCFGFKQNDFECIATNEIIERRLEVQKYNNKCKYKSGYISGDITNKETQDKIFNEISFWKTKEKIKDVDVLIATPPCQGMSVANHKKKDELNRNSLVIESIKIVNKISPKFFIFENVRAFLNTACTDIDGQIKTINESISLNLSGKYNIVSKVINFKDIGVPSSRTRTLVIGVRKDLKEITPYDLFPEIEDTKTIRQVIGDLPPLREMGEIYNKDIYHNYKKYDKRMQSWVMEIKEGESAFDNKDPKKRPHRLVDGKIIYNVNKNGDKYKRCKWDNVGPCIHTRNDIFASQSTIHPNDNRVFSIRELMRLMTIPTTFKWVDESEKQLNLYNYNVKKEFLSKNEMNIRQSIGEAVPTLVFNKIAKNIQKVTKYNFISENESVKFVQENSLDNIDNMINFIKTHKKLNFFQLSKISEFANAKRTDTAAYYTSQDVCFSIIKDLPDFENQESVKILEPSVGSGNFLPLLINKYRMVKNVIIDVMDINSDSIKILKELVKKLDVPKNIQINYINDDFLLHNFNNFNASLDYDLVVGNPPFMKIKDSKKLKIYKQNNFNKKTNNLFAFFIEKALLISKHVALITPKSLISTPEFNQTRELLEKKNVLKICDYGETAFKVKIETISFIVSNTKAKNKLIKLESYITNDVSYKEREYVMSKSFPYWLIYRDSFFDKVAKSLKFEIFNHFRDRTITKKHTSNNGKIRVLKSRNLSQKGDIIDIDGYDSYINNINELSVSKFINKENLLIIPNLSYYPRASFLPKNAIADGSLAILTPKNGTKIKQEDLNYYATDEFRKFYRIARNFGTRSLNIDNNSIFFWGVKNES, from the coding sequence ATGGAAAAAATTAGCAAGTCTAAAGACAGAAAACTAAATTATATTAGTTTATTTAGTAGTGCTGGTGTTGGCTGTTTTGGTTTCAAACAAAATGATTTTGAGTGTATTGCTACAAACGAAATAATTGAACGGAGATTAGAAGTTCAAAAATACAATAACAAATGTAAATATAAAAGTGGTTATATCTCTGGAGATATTACTAACAAAGAAACTCAAGATAAAATATTTAATGAAATCTCTTTTTGGAAAACTAAAGAAAAAATTAAAGATGTTGATGTATTAATTGCTACGCCACCTTGTCAAGGTATGTCAGTTGCAAATCATAAAAAAAAAGATGAACTTAACAGAAATTCTTTAGTCATTGAATCTATTAAAATTGTAAATAAAATATCTCCAAAATTTTTTATTTTTGAAAATGTCCGTGCATTTCTTAATACTGCTTGTACAGATATTGATGGTCAGATAAAAACAATAAATGAATCTATTTCGTTAAATCTTTCTGGAAAATATAATATTGTCAGTAAAGTAATTAATTTCAAAGATATTGGAGTTCCATCAAGTAGAACTAGAACACTTGTAATTGGAGTAAGAAAAGATCTTAAAGAAATTACTCCTTATGATTTATTCCCTGAAATTGAAGATACTAAAACTATTAGACAAGTAATTGGAGATTTACCTCCATTAAGGGAAATGGGTGAGATCTATAATAAAGACATTTATCATAATTATAAAAAGTATGATAAAAGAATGCAAAGTTGGGTTATGGAAATAAAAGAGGGAGAATCTGCTTTTGATAATAAAGACCCAAAAAAAAGACCACATAGACTTGTCGATGGAAAAATAATTTACAATGTAAATAAAAATGGGGACAAATATAAAAGGTGCAAATGGGATAATGTAGGACCTTGCATTCATACAAGAAATGATATTTTTGCAAGTCAATCAACGATTCATCCGAATGATAATAGAGTATTTAGTATAAGAGAATTAATGAGACTTATGACAATTCCAACTACTTTTAAATGGGTTGATGAATCAGAGAAGCAGTTGAATTTGTATAATTACAATGTAAAAAAAGAATTTTTATCCAAAAATGAAATGAATATAAGACAATCTATTGGTGAAGCAGTTCCAACTTTAGTCTTTAATAAAATTGCAAAAAATATACAAAAGGTAACTAAATATAATTTCATATCTGAAAATGAATCAGTTAAATTTGTTCAAGAGAATTCTTTAGACAACATTGACAATATGATTAATTTTATTAAAACTCACAAAAAATTAAATTTTTTTCAATTATCAAAAATATCTGAATTTGCAAATGCAAAAAGAACTGATACCGCTGCATATTATACAAGTCAGGATGTTTGTTTTTCAATTATAAAAGACTTACCTGATTTTGAAAATCAAGAAAGTGTCAAAATACTTGAACCATCTGTTGGTTCAGGAAATTTCTTACCTCTTTTAATAAACAAGTATCGAATGGTAAAAAATGTAATTATTGATGTAATGGATATAAATTCAGATTCAATAAAAATTCTTAAAGAATTAGTAAAAAAACTTGATGTTCCTAAAAATATACAAATTAATTATATTAATGATGATTTTTTACTTCATAATTTTAATAATTTTAATGCTAGTTTAGATTATGATTTAGTTGTTGGTAATCCTCCTTTTATGAAAATAAAAGATAGTAAAAAACTTAAGATATATAAACAAAATAACTTTAATAAGAAAACCAATAATTTGTTTGCTTTTTTTATTGAAAAAGCATTATTAATCTCAAAACATGTTGCACTAATCACTCCTAAAAGTTTAATTTCAACTCCTGAATTTAATCAAACAAGAGAATTACTTGAGAAAAAAAATGTTTTAAAAATATGTGATTATGGGGAGACTGCTTTTAAAGTTAAAATTGAAACAATTAGTTTTATTGTATCTAATACAAAAGCTAAAAATAAATTAATAAAATTAGAATCCTATATCACTAATGATGTTTCCTATAAGGAAAGAGAATATGTCATGTCAAAAAGCTTTCCATATTGGTTAATCTATAGAGATTCTTTTTTTGATAAAGTAGCAAAATCTTTAAAATTTGAAATATTTAACCATTTTAGAGACAGAACTATTACGAAAAAACATACTTCTAATAATGGTAAAATACGAGTATTAAAATCAAGAAATTTATCTCAAAAAGGAGATATTATTGATATTGATGGCTATGACTCTTATATAAATAATATTAATGAATTATCAGTTTCAAAATTTATTAACAAAGAGAATTTATTAATAATTCCTAATTTATCATATTATCCTAGAGCTTCCTTTTTACCTAAAAATGCTATTGCTGATGGTTCTTTGGCTATTTTGACACCTAAAAATGGCACAAAAATAAAACAAGAGGATTTAAATTATTATGCAACAGATGAATTTAGAAAATTTTATCGTATTGCTAGAAATTTTGGAACAAGATCTTTAAATATTGATAATAATTCAATATTTTTTTGGGGCGTAAAAAATGAATCATGA
- a CDS encoding DNA cytosine methyltransferase: MISTQNLKFIDLFAGIGGFRIALEKQGAKCVFTSEWDKEAQKTYYENFGEIPQGDITKIDEKNIPKHDIICGGFPCQAFSISGKQQGFKDARGTLFFDIARIAKHHQPKVLFLENVKNLTKHYHGNTLKVILRILDEIGYDAFYQVLVASHYGVPQARERIYIVAFRKDLGINYFYFPKPTYKKIYVKDILEDDEITAEHIINRKDIKFWERDQTPQLKPIQIGQINNGGQGERIYSVNGHAITLSAYGGGAAGKTGAYLVNGKIRRLSPRECARVQGFPEWFKIPVSKSQAYKQFGNSISVPVVESIYSQILKVLNSDKIGELKQNQVPQSKRYDYAVQTQLIKVSQ, encoded by the coding sequence ATGATATCAACTCAAAACTTAAAATTTATTGACCTTTTCGCAGGAATAGGCGGATTTAGAATAGCTTTAGAGAAACAAGGTGCTAAATGCGTTTTCACATCAGAATGGGATAAAGAAGCTCAAAAAACTTATTATGAAAATTTTGGAGAAATCCCTCAAGGAGATATTACTAAGATAGATGAAAAAAATATTCCTAAACATGATATTATCTGCGGTGGATTTCCATGTCAGGCTTTTAGTATATCTGGAAAACAGCAAGGTTTTAAGGATGCACGAGGAACGCTATTTTTTGATATCGCAAGAATAGCAAAACATCATCAACCAAAAGTGTTGTTTTTAGAGAATGTTAAGAATTTAACAAAACATTATCATGGAAATACATTGAAAGTTATTTTAAGAATTTTAGATGAGATTGGCTATGACGCATTTTATCAAGTTTTGGTTGCGAGCCATTACGGAGTTCCACAAGCAAGAGAGAGAATCTATATTGTTGCTTTTAGGAAAGATTTAGGAATAAATTATTTCTATTTCCCAAAACCCACTTATAAAAAGATTTATGTTAAAGATATTTTAGAAGATGATGAGATTACAGCAGAACATATAATCAATAGAAAAGACATCAAATTTTGGGAAAGAGATCAAACTCCTCAGTTAAAGCCGATTCAAATAGGACAAATAAATAATGGCGGACAAGGTGAGCGAATTTATAGCGTAAATGGTCACGCAATAACTCTGTCTGCTTATGGGGGGGGAGCGGCTGGTAAAACTGGTGCCTATTTAGTCAATGGTAAAATAAGACGATTGTCTCCGAGGGAATGTGCCAGAGTTCAAGGATTTCCAGAATGGTTTAAAATTCCAGTAAGCAAATCTCAAGCATATAAACAATTTGGAAATAGTATATCCGTTCCAGTTGTTGAAAGCATATACTCACAGATATTGAAGGTATTAAATTCTGATAAAATTGGAGAATTGAAGCAAAATCAAGTTCCTCAATCGAAAAGATATGATTACGCTGTGCAAACTCAGTTAATCAAGGTGTCACAATGA
- a CDS encoding type II restriction endonuclease, with amino-acid sequence MNEKELFGSETAKGGFRNEDDVIAKFNDWKKDKVSQEWLVTMGYVIKEIEYVKAVKIGGNYKTDVQVQVTIKLKEAIDCENLSVKLVSNPQGFNQIDKREIEKYVEMWRIPNDIEEILKLFTGKTKPTNTSGLKDPRRMLLSEMPSEDQEKVLAFFNKNKILIISDVLKGRDKFAANWMLVILKKDEDSYEWALKDINTVMNLFGQGEVRITDQGSLKIGQIGMQRKGGDGGRESAKMLQFKINPCLLFDGDEDA; translated from the coding sequence ATGAATGAAAAAGAATTGTTTGGCTCAGAAACGGCTAAAGGCGGATTTAGAAATGAAGATGATGTAATTGCTAAATTTAACGATTGGAAAAAAGATAAAGTTTCTCAAGAGTGGCTCGTTACTATGGGTTATGTCATTAAAGAGATTGAATATGTTAAAGCTGTTAAAATTGGTGGGAATTACAAAACTGATGTGCAAGTTCAGGTCACAATCAAACTTAAAGAAGCAATAGATTGCGAAAATTTGTCAGTTAAGTTGGTAAGCAATCCTCAAGGTTTTAATCAAATAGATAAAAGAGAAATTGAGAAATATGTTGAAATGTGGAGAATACCTAATGATATCGAGGAGATATTAAAGTTATTTACAGGTAAGACTAAACCGACAAATACCTCAGGGTTAAAAGACCCAAGAAGAATGTTATTGAGTGAAATGCCAAGCGAAGACCAAGAAAAAGTTTTGGCATTTTTCAATAAGAATAAGATTTTGATTATCTCAGATGTTCTCAAAGGAAGAGATAAATTCGCGGCAAATTGGATGCTTGTAATTCTAAAAAAAGATGAAGATAGTTACGAATGGGCATTAAAAGACATAAATACTGTCATGAATCTTTTTGGTCAAGGAGAGGTTAGAATAACAGACCAAGGTAGTTTAAAGATTGGTCAGATAGGTATGCAGAGAAAAGGCGGAGATGGCGGAAGAGAGTCCGCAAAAATGTTGCAGTTTAAGATTAATCCTTGCTTATTATTTGATGGCGATGAAGATGCCTGA
- a CDS encoding very short patch repair endonuclease: MPDTFSKKKRSQIMSKIKAKNTRLEIGFKELIKGLRFRYQPNIFGKPDFASKKLKIAIFIDSCFWHKCPQHFRKPTANNSYWTKKINRNVERAKEVNVQLKKQGWKVIRFWEHDIKKYPKKCVLKIKKHIL; encoded by the coding sequence ATGCCTGATACTTTTTCCAAAAAGAAAAGAAGCCAAATAATGTCTAAAATCAAAGCCAAAAATACTCGTCTTGAAATTGGCTTTAAAGAATTAATAAAAGGTTTAAGATTCAGATATCAACCAAACATTTTTGGAAAACCGGATTTTGCTTCTAAAAAACTAAAAATAGCCATTTTTATTGATAGTTGTTTTTGGCACAAATGCCCTCAACATTTCAGAAAGCCAACAGCCAATAATTCTTATTGGACTAAAAAAATAAATCGGAATGTTGAAAGAGCAAAAGAAGTTAATGTTCAGCTAAAAAAACAAGGTTGGAAAGTGATAAGATTTTGGGAACATGATATCAAAAAGTATCCTAAAAAATGTGTGCTTAAAATTAAAAAGCATATTCTCTAA
- a CDS encoding DUF262 domain-containing HNH endonuclease family protein, translating to MTKDIEPKLKLISQYLILEKSQYFVIPEYQRSYSWGIAHCDKLWQDIEAFISSDASDPYFFGTIIVDCSDPDHNKFNLIDGQQRTTTFLLLLKALLIRLNDVIKKIPKDEDSEALKAGLEANRNKIMTILYKAEAEDIPIMLKDDTKTKNKLIIENKSINELYLDEIKKIIEAIDFDTAEQKVHKIPRKQKDNKYTNHFRNFKYFYGRLMNKSDSQLNEFAKVFLNKCQVIEIRSWQIEQAITMFNSLNSTGLPLADADIISAQLYSKAGTDKNEFNEQWKLINKLVDELNTRKIIDIDSVLQQFMYINRAINKEYVKDNSVDVTTPGLRRYYIDIKKELLSKPLVLCANFDKITKTWDKIKNYPVVKLLLKYNENAKLYLSSYLYRYKTTDITEAEVMEICEPLLRLFTILELVDSGYSSAKFKTFLFGENIKLVDNNISIEIIKKDFNEHINKNWNEKDISESIIAYEKNILVYINEYLYNKNKFNFEENVNIEHIMPSSGRNITTIQTDAGIENKEDFNSIVNKLGNKILLEEDINKSIGREWFKTKKQNSIKDKSGYKDSRYTIARALTKYPKDTWTKEDIDKATNKAVERIVKFIFNK from the coding sequence ATGACAAAAGACATTGAACCAAAACTAAAACTGATTAGTCAATACCTTATACTGGAAAAATCACAATATTTTGTGATACCTGAATATCAACGTAGTTACTCATGGGGTATAGCCCATTGTGATAAATTATGGCAAGACATTGAGGCATTTATTTCTTCTGATGCAAGTGATCCTTATTTTTTTGGTACAATCATAGTGGATTGTTCAGATCCAGATCATAATAAATTCAATCTAATTGATGGACAACAACGTACTACTACGTTCTTATTATTACTTAAAGCATTGTTAATAAGATTAAATGATGTTATAAAAAAAATTCCAAAGGATGAAGATTCTGAAGCACTAAAAGCAGGACTTGAGGCAAACAGAAATAAGATTATGACAATTTTGTATAAAGCAGAAGCTGAAGATATTCCTATAATGCTAAAAGATGATACGAAAACCAAAAACAAATTAATAATAGAAAACAAATCTATAAATGAACTATATTTAGATGAAATAAAGAAAATTATTGAAGCAATAGACTTTGATACAGCTGAACAAAAAGTACATAAAATTCCGCGCAAACAAAAAGATAATAAATACACAAATCATTTTCGGAATTTTAAATATTTCTATGGAAGATTGATGAATAAGTCTGATTCTCAACTCAATGAATTTGCAAAAGTATTTTTAAATAAATGTCAAGTTATAGAAATTCGAAGTTGGCAAATAGAACAAGCAATTACAATGTTTAATTCGCTTAATTCTACGGGGTTGCCTCTTGCAGATGCAGATATTATCTCAGCACAACTTTATTCCAAAGCAGGCACAGATAAAAATGAATTTAATGAACAATGGAAATTAATAAATAAATTAGTCGATGAACTAAATACTCGAAAGATTATAGATATTGATTCGGTATTACAACAGTTTATGTATATAAATCGAGCTATTAATAAGGAATATGTTAAGGACAACTCAGTTGATGTAACAACGCCAGGGTTGAGAAGATATTATATAGATATAAAAAAAGAATTATTAAGCAAACCATTAGTCTTATGTGCCAATTTTGATAAAATTACAAAAACATGGGATAAAATAAAAAATTATCCTGTGGTTAAGTTACTTTTGAAATATAACGAAAATGCTAAGCTGTATTTATCAAGCTATTTATATCGCTATAAAACGACCGATATTACCGAAGCAGAAGTAATGGAAATTTGTGAACCTTTATTAAGACTGTTCACTATACTAGAATTGGTTGATTCTGGTTATTCAAGTGCTAAGTTTAAAACATTTTTGTTTGGTGAGAACATTAAATTAGTTGATAATAATATTTCTATAGAAATTATTAAAAAAGACTTTAATGAACATATTAACAAAAATTGGAATGAAAAAGATATTTCAGAATCTATTATAGCATATGAAAAAAACATTCTAGTTTACATTAACGAATATTTATATAACAAAAATAAATTCAATTTTGAAGAAAATGTAAACATTGAACATATTATGCCATCAAGTGGTCGAAATATTACTACAATACAAACAGATGCAGGTATTGAAAACAAAGAAGATTTTAATAGTATAGTAAACAAACTTGGTAATAAAATATTACTTGAAGAAGATATAAATAAATCTATTGGAAGAGAATGGTTCAAAACAAAAAAACAAAATTCTATAAAAGATAAATCAGGATACAAAGACAGTAGATACACCATTGCAAGAGCATTGACTAAATATCCAAAGGATACATGGACAAAAGAGGATATTGATAAAGCAACTAATAAAGCCGTTGAAAGAATTGTTAAATTTATATTTAATAAATAA